AAAAGGGGGCTCAACACAAAATTGCATCTGCCGTGGATTCGCATGGTATGCCGCTCAGGGCTATTATTACACAGGGTACAACAGCAGATTGCACTCAGGCAATCGCACTGATTGACGGATTTACAGCCGAAAATCTTTTGGCGGACAAAGGCTATGACACGGATGCGATTATTGAGCAGGCCAAAAGCCAGGGGATGGCACCGGTCATCCCCTCGAAGAAGAATCGCAAAGTACAACGAGATTACGACAGGGAGCTATACAAAGCTCGTCATCTGGTAGAAAACGCCTTCTTGCACTTGAAGCGGTGGAGGGGCGTTGCTACCAGATATGCAAAAAACACGGCGTCATTTCTGGCCGCAATACAGATCAGGTGCATCTTTTTATGGGCTTCTGTCTCGTGACTACACTGTCTAGGAACCGCCGCCAAAATCACCGGCAGTCTTGAATACGACTTTCCGGCTTTGCGGCTCGACACAGAGCGCCCCCATTTTTAGCGATTGAAAATAGGCCGAACTGATAAAGTCTTCATTGCGTTCTTCCGTGACCGTGTTTTCCACGGCTTCGGTGTGCGGAACGTAGAGATTTCCCGGCAGAGCTTCCAGGCGCTTTGCAATTTCATGGCCCAAATCCATGAGCGGCGCGTCAGAAACACAATTCAGCGCGTCATGGAACATGCCCCCGGAATAGGCCATTTTCCCTATTATCTGGCCGGGATTGGCAGCGAAGTAGCTGTTGACGGTCGCGGGCTTCGTCCCGCCGTCCTTGTGGTCCTCCGCGACAATGGAAGCGGTACGGGTCCACTCTTTGCCGCGCTTGTTCTCGCCGGTATTTTTCTGGAAAAAGACAATATCCGTGGTGACATCGGTCAAGGCGTTTTGCCGGAATGCGGTTTCCGGCAGGCGGACAGCCCCCAGGAAGTCGGCATACTGCGAAATGTGTTCCCGCACGGACGGGTCCGCAGCGTCCAGAAAGAAGCGGCTGACCACAAACGCGCCAACGCCGCCCTCCCGTAAGAGTCCCAAGGATTTTGAAATAAAATAGTTGTGGATGGAGAATTTTTTCAGTTCCGGATAATCCGGATCGTACAGCGACTGCTTGCCGAAAGGCGGGTTGCCCACAACGGCGTCGAAAACGGGCGAGGTGAGACCGGCGCCCTGAAACCCGTTATTGACATGCCGCGCTTTGGGATAAAGATATTGTGAAATGGCCGCTGTAGTTGGGTCCAGTTCCACGGCCAGAAACTGCGCGTCGAAATTCTCCGGGCAGAGG
The DNA window shown above is from uncultured delta proteobacterium and carries:
- a CDS encoding transposase gives rise to the protein MDSHGMPLRAIITQGTTADCTQAIALIDGFTAENLLADKGYDTDAIIEQAKSQGMAPVIPSKKNRKVQRDYDRELYKARHLVENAFLHLKRWRGVATRYAKNTASFLAAIQIRCIFLWASVS